Proteins co-encoded in one Dasypus novemcinctus isolate mDasNov1 chromosome 6, mDasNov1.1.hap2, whole genome shotgun sequence genomic window:
- the RASGEF1A gene encoding ras-GEF domain-containing family member 1A isoform X3, with amino-acid sequence MAGRAPRFSRSRPCRALSAPRAAHTARDLCPGPPAAPREGTRRPHGPLAVRPLPAPGLPAIPSHASPLSRRTHRASGPCTCRPRPGVLLTPGVARLPLLVLSVRGCSSPSTSPPSCWLCVPCRFSSSTAAAPKVGSVRPGLSRGSWRLCSSAGGSHHTLRAAGRLEEGRGTSDAHAFALLCQEAMPQTTVFSSVLAPSSSGQGLPGMGERGGGSGDLVFQDGRLISGSLEALMEHLVPTVDYYPDRTYIFTFLLSSRVFIPPHDLLARVGQMCLEQRQQLEAGAEKAKLKAFSAKIVQLLKEWTEAFPDDFQGEKAMAELKTITHRVTQYDEENGTVKRAIAQMTQNLLLSLAARSQLQELREKLRPPAGDKGPVLKAKPPAAHKDILGVCCDPLVLAQQLTHIELERISGVHPEDLMQVISHMDSPDNHRCRGELSKTYGLEAYDNWFNCLSMLVATEVCRVVKKKHRTRMVEFFIDVARECFNIGNFNSMMAIISGMNLSPVARLKKTWSKVKTAKFDVLEHHMDPSSNFCNYRTALQGATQRSQMAHSSREKIVIPVFNLFVKDIYFLHKIHTNRLPNGQVNFKKFWEISRQIHDFMTWTQVECPFEKDKKIQSYLLTAPIYSEEALFIASFESEGPENHMEKDSWKTLRTTLLNRA; translated from the exons atggcaggacgcGCCCCCCGGTTCTCCAGATCCCGCCCTTGCCGGGCTCTGTCTGCTCCCCGGGCTGCACACACTGCCCGTGACCTGTGCCCAGGGCCCCCGGCGGCGCCTAGAGAAGGAACGCGCCGCCCCCACGGCCCCCTCGCAGTCCGGCCTCTGCCTGCCCCAGGCCTCCCTGCCATCCCTTCTCACGCTTCCCCGCTCAGCCGCCGCACGCACCGGGCCTCAGGCCCTTGCACCTGCCGCCCAAGGCCTGGGGTCCTTCTCACCCCGGGGGTTGCACGGCTACCCCTGTTAGTCCTTTCTGTCCGAGGCTGCTCCAGCCCCTCCACAAGCCCCCCATCCTGCTGGCTTTGTGTTCCCTGCCGTTTTTCTTCCTCTACTGCTGCAGCCCCCAAGGTGGGCTCGGTGCGCCCTGGGTTGTCACGCGGGAGCTGGCGTCTCTGCAGCTCTGCTGGGGGCTCTCACCACACCCTGCGGGCCGCGGGCCGCCTGGAGGAGGGTCGGGGCACTTCCGATGCTCACGCCTTTGCTCTCCTCTGCCAGGAAGCTATGCCCCAGACCACGGTCTTCTCCAGCGTCCTCGCGCCCAGCTCTAGTGGCCAGGGGCTGCCCGGCATGGGGGAGCGTGGGGGCGGCTCGGGGGACCTCGTCTTCCAGGATGGCCGGCTCATCTCGGGGTCGCTGGAGGCCTTGATGGAGCACCTGGTGCCCACGGTGGACTACTACCCCGAC AGGACGTACATCTTCACCTTCCTCCTGAGCTCCCGCGTCTTCATCCCCCCTCACGACCTGCTGGCCCGCGTCGGGCAGATGTGCCTGGAgcagaggcagcagctggaggccGGGGCGGAAAAG GCCAAGCTGAAGGCCTTCTCAGCGAAGATTGTGCAGCTGCTCAAGGAGTGGACGGAGGCATTCCCCGACGACTTCCAGGGCGAGAAGGCCATGGCCGAGCTGAAGACCATCACGCACCGTGTCACGCAGTACGACGAG GAGAATGGCACAGTGAAGAGAGCCATCGCCCAGATGACGCAGAACCTGCTGCTGTCCCTGGCCGCCCGGAGCCAGCTCCAGGAGCTGCGGGAGAAGCTGCGCCCACCAGCTGGGGACAAAGGGCCCGTCCTCAAAGCCAAGCCCCCGGCCGCCCACAAGGACATCCTGGGCGTGTGCTGCGATCCCCTGGTGCTGGCCCAGCAGCTGACCCACATCGAGCTG GAGAGGATCAGCGGCGTCCACCCCGAGGACCTGATGCAGGTCATCAGCCACATGGACTCGCCCGACAACCACAGG TGCCGAGGGGAGCTGAGCAAGACCTACGGGCTGGAAGCCTATGACAACTGGTTCAACTGCCTGAGCATGCTGGTGGCCACGGAGGTGTGCCGG GTGGTGAAGAAGAAGCACCGCACGCGCATGGTGGAGTTCTTCATCGATGTGGCCAGGGAGTGCTTCAACATCGGCAACTTCAACTCCATGATGGCCATTATCT CTGGCATGAACCTCAGCCCCGTGGCGCGGCTGAAGAAGACGTGGTCCAAGGTCAAGACCGCCAAGTTCGATGTCCTGGAG CACCACATGGACCCGTCCAGCAACTTCTGCAACTACCGCACGGCCCTGCAGGGCGCCACGCAGCGATCCCAGATGGCCCACAGCAGCCGCGAGAAGATTGTCATCCCCGTGTTCAATCTCTTTGTGAAGGACATCTACTTCCTGCACAAAATCCACACCAACCGCCTGCCCAACGGGCAGGTCAACTTCAAG AAATTCTGGGAGATTTCCAGACAAATCCACGACTTCATGACGTGGACGCAGGTCGAGTGTCCCTTTGAGAAGGACAAGAAGATTCAGAGCTACCTGCTCACGGCGCCCATCTACAGCGAGGAAG CCCTCTTCATCGCCTCCTTCGAAAGTGAAGGCCCCGAGAACCACATGGAGAAGGACAGCTGGAAGACCCTCAG GACCACCCTCCTCAACAGAGCCTGA
- the RASGEF1A gene encoding ras-GEF domain-containing family member 1A isoform X5 produces the protein MPQTTVFSSVLAPSSSGQGLPGMGERGGGSGDLVFQDGRLISGSLEALMEHLVPTVDYYPDRTYIFTFLLSSRVFIPPHDLLARVGQMCLEQRQQLEAGAEKAPVWGLLLTRRRRQEPRCQGAAWCFLPSFWAKLKAFSAKIVQLLKEWTEAFPDDFQGEKAMAELKTITHRVTQYDEENGTVKRAIAQMTQNLLLSLAARSQLQELREKLRPPAGDKGPVLKAKPPAAHKDILGVCCDPLVLAQQLTHIELERISGVHPEDLMQVISHMDSPDNHRCRGELSKTYGLEAYDNWFNCLSMLVATEVCRVVKKKHRTRMVEFFIDVARECFNIGNFNSMMAIISGMNLSPVARLKKTWSKVKTAKFDVLEHHMDPSSNFCNYRTALQGATQRSQMAHSSREKIVIPVFNLFVKDIYFLHKIHTNRLPNGQVNFKKFWEISRQIHDFMTWTQVECPFEKDKKIQSYLLTAPIYSEEALFIASFESEGPENHMEKDSWKTLRTTLLNRA, from the exons ATGCCCCAGACCACGGTCTTCTCCAGCGTCCTCGCGCCCAGCTCTAGTGGCCAGGGGCTGCCCGGCATGGGGGAGCGTGGGGGCGGCTCGGGGGACCTCGTCTTCCAGGATGGCCGGCTCATCTCGGGGTCGCTGGAGGCCTTGATGGAGCACCTGGTGCCCACGGTGGACTACTACCCCGAC AGGACGTACATCTTCACCTTCCTCCTGAGCTCCCGCGTCTTCATCCCCCCTCACGACCTGCTGGCCCGCGTCGGGCAGATGTGCCTGGAgcagaggcagcagctggaggccGGGGCGGAAAAG GCCCCGGTCTGGGGCCTCCTTTTGACCAGGAGACGGAGACAAGAGCCGAGATGTCAAGGGGCTGCCTGGTGTTTCTTGCCTTCTTTTTGG GCCAAGCTGAAGGCCTTCTCAGCGAAGATTGTGCAGCTGCTCAAGGAGTGGACGGAGGCATTCCCCGACGACTTCCAGGGCGAGAAGGCCATGGCCGAGCTGAAGACCATCACGCACCGTGTCACGCAGTACGACGAG GAGAATGGCACAGTGAAGAGAGCCATCGCCCAGATGACGCAGAACCTGCTGCTGTCCCTGGCCGCCCGGAGCCAGCTCCAGGAGCTGCGGGAGAAGCTGCGCCCACCAGCTGGGGACAAAGGGCCCGTCCTCAAAGCCAAGCCCCCGGCCGCCCACAAGGACATCCTGGGCGTGTGCTGCGATCCCCTGGTGCTGGCCCAGCAGCTGACCCACATCGAGCTG GAGAGGATCAGCGGCGTCCACCCCGAGGACCTGATGCAGGTCATCAGCCACATGGACTCGCCCGACAACCACAGG TGCCGAGGGGAGCTGAGCAAGACCTACGGGCTGGAAGCCTATGACAACTGGTTCAACTGCCTGAGCATGCTGGTGGCCACGGAGGTGTGCCGG GTGGTGAAGAAGAAGCACCGCACGCGCATGGTGGAGTTCTTCATCGATGTGGCCAGGGAGTGCTTCAACATCGGCAACTTCAACTCCATGATGGCCATTATCT CTGGCATGAACCTCAGCCCCGTGGCGCGGCTGAAGAAGACGTGGTCCAAGGTCAAGACCGCCAAGTTCGATGTCCTGGAG CACCACATGGACCCGTCCAGCAACTTCTGCAACTACCGCACGGCCCTGCAGGGCGCCACGCAGCGATCCCAGATGGCCCACAGCAGCCGCGAGAAGATTGTCATCCCCGTGTTCAATCTCTTTGTGAAGGACATCTACTTCCTGCACAAAATCCACACCAACCGCCTGCCCAACGGGCAGGTCAACTTCAAG AAATTCTGGGAGATTTCCAGACAAATCCACGACTTCATGACGTGGACGCAGGTCGAGTGTCCCTTTGAGAAGGACAAGAAGATTCAGAGCTACCTGCTCACGGCGCCCATCTACAGCGAGGAAG CCCTCTTCATCGCCTCCTTCGAAAGTGAAGGCCCCGAGAACCACATGGAGAAGGACAGCTGGAAGACCCTCAG GACCACCCTCCTCAACAGAGCCTGA
- the RASGEF1A gene encoding ras-GEF domain-containing family member 1A isoform X4: MFLEPQEAMPQTTVFSSVLAPSSSGQGLPGMGERGGGSGDLVFQDGRLISGSLEALMEHLVPTVDYYPDRTYIFTFLLSSRVFIPPHDLLARVGQMCLEQRQQLEAGAEKAPVWGLLLTRRRRQEPRCQGAAWCFLPSFWAKLKAFSAKIVQLLKEWTEAFPDDFQGEKAMAELKTITHRVTQYDEENGTVKRAIAQMTQNLLLSLAARSQLQELREKLRPPAGDKGPVLKAKPPAAHKDILGVCCDPLVLAQQLTHIELERISGVHPEDLMQVISHMDSPDNHRCRGELSKTYGLEAYDNWFNCLSMLVATEVCRVVKKKHRTRMVEFFIDVARECFNIGNFNSMMAIISGMNLSPVARLKKTWSKVKTAKFDVLEHHMDPSSNFCNYRTALQGATQRSQMAHSSREKIVIPVFNLFVKDIYFLHKIHTNRLPNGQVNFKKFWEISRQIHDFMTWTQVECPFEKDKKIQSYLLTAPIYSEEALFIASFESEGPENHMEKDSWKTLRTTLLNRA; the protein is encoded by the exons GAAGCTATGCCCCAGACCACGGTCTTCTCCAGCGTCCTCGCGCCCAGCTCTAGTGGCCAGGGGCTGCCCGGCATGGGGGAGCGTGGGGGCGGCTCGGGGGACCTCGTCTTCCAGGATGGCCGGCTCATCTCGGGGTCGCTGGAGGCCTTGATGGAGCACCTGGTGCCCACGGTGGACTACTACCCCGAC AGGACGTACATCTTCACCTTCCTCCTGAGCTCCCGCGTCTTCATCCCCCCTCACGACCTGCTGGCCCGCGTCGGGCAGATGTGCCTGGAgcagaggcagcagctggaggccGGGGCGGAAAAG GCCCCGGTCTGGGGCCTCCTTTTGACCAGGAGACGGAGACAAGAGCCGAGATGTCAAGGGGCTGCCTGGTGTTTCTTGCCTTCTTTTTGG GCCAAGCTGAAGGCCTTCTCAGCGAAGATTGTGCAGCTGCTCAAGGAGTGGACGGAGGCATTCCCCGACGACTTCCAGGGCGAGAAGGCCATGGCCGAGCTGAAGACCATCACGCACCGTGTCACGCAGTACGACGAG GAGAATGGCACAGTGAAGAGAGCCATCGCCCAGATGACGCAGAACCTGCTGCTGTCCCTGGCCGCCCGGAGCCAGCTCCAGGAGCTGCGGGAGAAGCTGCGCCCACCAGCTGGGGACAAAGGGCCCGTCCTCAAAGCCAAGCCCCCGGCCGCCCACAAGGACATCCTGGGCGTGTGCTGCGATCCCCTGGTGCTGGCCCAGCAGCTGACCCACATCGAGCTG GAGAGGATCAGCGGCGTCCACCCCGAGGACCTGATGCAGGTCATCAGCCACATGGACTCGCCCGACAACCACAGG TGCCGAGGGGAGCTGAGCAAGACCTACGGGCTGGAAGCCTATGACAACTGGTTCAACTGCCTGAGCATGCTGGTGGCCACGGAGGTGTGCCGG GTGGTGAAGAAGAAGCACCGCACGCGCATGGTGGAGTTCTTCATCGATGTGGCCAGGGAGTGCTTCAACATCGGCAACTTCAACTCCATGATGGCCATTATCT CTGGCATGAACCTCAGCCCCGTGGCGCGGCTGAAGAAGACGTGGTCCAAGGTCAAGACCGCCAAGTTCGATGTCCTGGAG CACCACATGGACCCGTCCAGCAACTTCTGCAACTACCGCACGGCCCTGCAGGGCGCCACGCAGCGATCCCAGATGGCCCACAGCAGCCGCGAGAAGATTGTCATCCCCGTGTTCAATCTCTTTGTGAAGGACATCTACTTCCTGCACAAAATCCACACCAACCGCCTGCCCAACGGGCAGGTCAACTTCAAG AAATTCTGGGAGATTTCCAGACAAATCCACGACTTCATGACGTGGACGCAGGTCGAGTGTCCCTTTGAGAAGGACAAGAAGATTCAGAGCTACCTGCTCACGGCGCCCATCTACAGCGAGGAAG CCCTCTTCATCGCCTCCTTCGAAAGTGAAGGCCCCGAGAACCACATGGAGAAGGACAGCTGGAAGACCCTCAG GACCACCCTCCTCAACAGAGCCTGA
- the RASGEF1A gene encoding ras-GEF domain-containing family member 1A isoform X1, translating to MAGRAPRFSRSRPCRALSAPRAAHTARDLCPGPPAAPREGTRRPHGPLAVRPLPAPGLPAIPSHASPLSRRTHRASGPCTCRPRPGVLLTPGVARLPLLVLSVRGCSSPSTSPPSCWLCVPCRFSSSTAAAPKVGSVRPGLSRGSWRLCSSAGGSHHTLRAAGRLEEGRGTSDAHAFALLCQEAMPQTTVFSSVLAPSSSGQGLPGMGERGGGSGDLVFQDGRLISGSLEALMEHLVPTVDYYPDRTYIFTFLLSSRVFIPPHDLLARVGQMCLEQRQQLEAGAEKAPVWGLLLTRRRRQEPRCQGAAWCFLPSFWAKLKAFSAKIVQLLKEWTEAFPDDFQGEKAMAELKTITHRVTQYDEENGTVKRAIAQMTQNLLLSLAARSQLQELREKLRPPAGDKGPVLKAKPPAAHKDILGVCCDPLVLAQQLTHIELERISGVHPEDLMQVISHMDSPDNHRCRGELSKTYGLEAYDNWFNCLSMLVATEVCRVVKKKHRTRMVEFFIDVARECFNIGNFNSMMAIISGMNLSPVARLKKTWSKVKTAKFDVLEHHMDPSSNFCNYRTALQGATQRSQMAHSSREKIVIPVFNLFVKDIYFLHKIHTNRLPNGQVNFKKFWEISRQIHDFMTWTQVECPFEKDKKIQSYLLTAPIYSEEALFIASFESEGPENHMEKDSWKTLRTTLLNRA from the exons atggcaggacgcGCCCCCCGGTTCTCCAGATCCCGCCCTTGCCGGGCTCTGTCTGCTCCCCGGGCTGCACACACTGCCCGTGACCTGTGCCCAGGGCCCCCGGCGGCGCCTAGAGAAGGAACGCGCCGCCCCCACGGCCCCCTCGCAGTCCGGCCTCTGCCTGCCCCAGGCCTCCCTGCCATCCCTTCTCACGCTTCCCCGCTCAGCCGCCGCACGCACCGGGCCTCAGGCCCTTGCACCTGCCGCCCAAGGCCTGGGGTCCTTCTCACCCCGGGGGTTGCACGGCTACCCCTGTTAGTCCTTTCTGTCCGAGGCTGCTCCAGCCCCTCCACAAGCCCCCCATCCTGCTGGCTTTGTGTTCCCTGCCGTTTTTCTTCCTCTACTGCTGCAGCCCCCAAGGTGGGCTCGGTGCGCCCTGGGTTGTCACGCGGGAGCTGGCGTCTCTGCAGCTCTGCTGGGGGCTCTCACCACACCCTGCGGGCCGCGGGCCGCCTGGAGGAGGGTCGGGGCACTTCCGATGCTCACGCCTTTGCTCTCCTCTGCCAGGAAGCTATGCCCCAGACCACGGTCTTCTCCAGCGTCCTCGCGCCCAGCTCTAGTGGCCAGGGGCTGCCCGGCATGGGGGAGCGTGGGGGCGGCTCGGGGGACCTCGTCTTCCAGGATGGCCGGCTCATCTCGGGGTCGCTGGAGGCCTTGATGGAGCACCTGGTGCCCACGGTGGACTACTACCCCGAC AGGACGTACATCTTCACCTTCCTCCTGAGCTCCCGCGTCTTCATCCCCCCTCACGACCTGCTGGCCCGCGTCGGGCAGATGTGCCTGGAgcagaggcagcagctggaggccGGGGCGGAAAAG GCCCCGGTCTGGGGCCTCCTTTTGACCAGGAGACGGAGACAAGAGCCGAGATGTCAAGGGGCTGCCTGGTGTTTCTTGCCTTCTTTTTGG GCCAAGCTGAAGGCCTTCTCAGCGAAGATTGTGCAGCTGCTCAAGGAGTGGACGGAGGCATTCCCCGACGACTTCCAGGGCGAGAAGGCCATGGCCGAGCTGAAGACCATCACGCACCGTGTCACGCAGTACGACGAG GAGAATGGCACAGTGAAGAGAGCCATCGCCCAGATGACGCAGAACCTGCTGCTGTCCCTGGCCGCCCGGAGCCAGCTCCAGGAGCTGCGGGAGAAGCTGCGCCCACCAGCTGGGGACAAAGGGCCCGTCCTCAAAGCCAAGCCCCCGGCCGCCCACAAGGACATCCTGGGCGTGTGCTGCGATCCCCTGGTGCTGGCCCAGCAGCTGACCCACATCGAGCTG GAGAGGATCAGCGGCGTCCACCCCGAGGACCTGATGCAGGTCATCAGCCACATGGACTCGCCCGACAACCACAGG TGCCGAGGGGAGCTGAGCAAGACCTACGGGCTGGAAGCCTATGACAACTGGTTCAACTGCCTGAGCATGCTGGTGGCCACGGAGGTGTGCCGG GTGGTGAAGAAGAAGCACCGCACGCGCATGGTGGAGTTCTTCATCGATGTGGCCAGGGAGTGCTTCAACATCGGCAACTTCAACTCCATGATGGCCATTATCT CTGGCATGAACCTCAGCCCCGTGGCGCGGCTGAAGAAGACGTGGTCCAAGGTCAAGACCGCCAAGTTCGATGTCCTGGAG CACCACATGGACCCGTCCAGCAACTTCTGCAACTACCGCACGGCCCTGCAGGGCGCCACGCAGCGATCCCAGATGGCCCACAGCAGCCGCGAGAAGATTGTCATCCCCGTGTTCAATCTCTTTGTGAAGGACATCTACTTCCTGCACAAAATCCACACCAACCGCCTGCCCAACGGGCAGGTCAACTTCAAG AAATTCTGGGAGATTTCCAGACAAATCCACGACTTCATGACGTGGACGCAGGTCGAGTGTCCCTTTGAGAAGGACAAGAAGATTCAGAGCTACCTGCTCACGGCGCCCATCTACAGCGAGGAAG CCCTCTTCATCGCCTCCTTCGAAAGTGAAGGCCCCGAGAACCACATGGAGAAGGACAGCTGGAAGACCCTCAG GACCACCCTCCTCAACAGAGCCTGA
- the RASGEF1A gene encoding ras-GEF domain-containing family member 1A isoform X2: MAGRAPRFSRSRPCRALSAPRAAHTARDLCPGPPAAPREGTRRPHGPLAVRPLPAPGLPAIPSHASPLSRRTHRASGPCTCRPRPGVLLTPGVARLPLLVLSVRGCSSPSTSPPSCWLCVPCRFSSSTAAAPKVGSVRPGLSRGSWRLCSSAGGSHHTLRAAGRLEEGRGTSDAHAFALLCQEAMPQTTVFSSVLAPSSSGQGLPGMGERGGGSGDLVFQDGRLISGSLEALMEHLVPTVDYYPDRTYIFTFLLSSRVFIPPHDLLARVGQMCLEQRQQLEAGAEKAPVWGLLLTRRRRQEPRCQGAAWCFLPSFWAKLKAFSAKIVQLLKEWTEAFPDDFQGEKAMAELKTITHRVTQYDEENGTVKRAIAQMTQNLLLSLAARSQLQELREKLRPPAGDKGPVLKAKPPAAHKDILGVCCDPLVLAQQLTHIELERISGVHPEDLMQVISHMDSPDNHRCRGELSKTYGLEAYDNWFNCLSMLVATEVCRVVKKKHRTRMVEFFIDVARECFNIGNFNSMMAIISGMNLSPVARLKKTWSKVKTAKFDVLEHHMDPSSNFCNYRTALQGATQRSQMAHSSREKIVIPVFNLFVKDIYFLHKIHTNRLPNGQVNFKKFWEISRQIHDFMTWTQVECPFEKDKKIQSYLLTAPIYSEEALFIASFESEGPENHMEKDSWKTLRA, from the exons atggcaggacgcGCCCCCCGGTTCTCCAGATCCCGCCCTTGCCGGGCTCTGTCTGCTCCCCGGGCTGCACACACTGCCCGTGACCTGTGCCCAGGGCCCCCGGCGGCGCCTAGAGAAGGAACGCGCCGCCCCCACGGCCCCCTCGCAGTCCGGCCTCTGCCTGCCCCAGGCCTCCCTGCCATCCCTTCTCACGCTTCCCCGCTCAGCCGCCGCACGCACCGGGCCTCAGGCCCTTGCACCTGCCGCCCAAGGCCTGGGGTCCTTCTCACCCCGGGGGTTGCACGGCTACCCCTGTTAGTCCTTTCTGTCCGAGGCTGCTCCAGCCCCTCCACAAGCCCCCCATCCTGCTGGCTTTGTGTTCCCTGCCGTTTTTCTTCCTCTACTGCTGCAGCCCCCAAGGTGGGCTCGGTGCGCCCTGGGTTGTCACGCGGGAGCTGGCGTCTCTGCAGCTCTGCTGGGGGCTCTCACCACACCCTGCGGGCCGCGGGCCGCCTGGAGGAGGGTCGGGGCACTTCCGATGCTCACGCCTTTGCTCTCCTCTGCCAGGAAGCTATGCCCCAGACCACGGTCTTCTCCAGCGTCCTCGCGCCCAGCTCTAGTGGCCAGGGGCTGCCCGGCATGGGGGAGCGTGGGGGCGGCTCGGGGGACCTCGTCTTCCAGGATGGCCGGCTCATCTCGGGGTCGCTGGAGGCCTTGATGGAGCACCTGGTGCCCACGGTGGACTACTACCCCGAC AGGACGTACATCTTCACCTTCCTCCTGAGCTCCCGCGTCTTCATCCCCCCTCACGACCTGCTGGCCCGCGTCGGGCAGATGTGCCTGGAgcagaggcagcagctggaggccGGGGCGGAAAAG GCCCCGGTCTGGGGCCTCCTTTTGACCAGGAGACGGAGACAAGAGCCGAGATGTCAAGGGGCTGCCTGGTGTTTCTTGCCTTCTTTTTGG GCCAAGCTGAAGGCCTTCTCAGCGAAGATTGTGCAGCTGCTCAAGGAGTGGACGGAGGCATTCCCCGACGACTTCCAGGGCGAGAAGGCCATGGCCGAGCTGAAGACCATCACGCACCGTGTCACGCAGTACGACGAG GAGAATGGCACAGTGAAGAGAGCCATCGCCCAGATGACGCAGAACCTGCTGCTGTCCCTGGCCGCCCGGAGCCAGCTCCAGGAGCTGCGGGAGAAGCTGCGCCCACCAGCTGGGGACAAAGGGCCCGTCCTCAAAGCCAAGCCCCCGGCCGCCCACAAGGACATCCTGGGCGTGTGCTGCGATCCCCTGGTGCTGGCCCAGCAGCTGACCCACATCGAGCTG GAGAGGATCAGCGGCGTCCACCCCGAGGACCTGATGCAGGTCATCAGCCACATGGACTCGCCCGACAACCACAGG TGCCGAGGGGAGCTGAGCAAGACCTACGGGCTGGAAGCCTATGACAACTGGTTCAACTGCCTGAGCATGCTGGTGGCCACGGAGGTGTGCCGG GTGGTGAAGAAGAAGCACCGCACGCGCATGGTGGAGTTCTTCATCGATGTGGCCAGGGAGTGCTTCAACATCGGCAACTTCAACTCCATGATGGCCATTATCT CTGGCATGAACCTCAGCCCCGTGGCGCGGCTGAAGAAGACGTGGTCCAAGGTCAAGACCGCCAAGTTCGATGTCCTGGAG CACCACATGGACCCGTCCAGCAACTTCTGCAACTACCGCACGGCCCTGCAGGGCGCCACGCAGCGATCCCAGATGGCCCACAGCAGCCGCGAGAAGATTGTCATCCCCGTGTTCAATCTCTTTGTGAAGGACATCTACTTCCTGCACAAAATCCACACCAACCGCCTGCCCAACGGGCAGGTCAACTTCAAG AAATTCTGGGAGATTTCCAGACAAATCCACGACTTCATGACGTGGACGCAGGTCGAGTGTCCCTTTGAGAAGGACAAGAAGATTCAGAGCTACCTGCTCACGGCGCCCATCTACAGCGAGGAAG CCCTCTTCATCGCCTCCTTCGAAAGTGAAGGCCCCGAGAACCACATGGAGAAGGACAGCTGGAAGACCCTCAG AGCCTGA
- the RASGEF1A gene encoding ras-GEF domain-containing family member 1A isoform X6 translates to MFLEPQEAMPQTTVFSSVLAPSSSGQGLPGMGERGGGSGDLVFQDGRLISGSLEALMEHLVPTVDYYPDRTYIFTFLLSSRVFIPPHDLLARVGQMCLEQRQQLEAGAEKAKLKAFSAKIVQLLKEWTEAFPDDFQGEKAMAELKTITHRVTQYDEENGTVKRAIAQMTQNLLLSLAARSQLQELREKLRPPAGDKGPVLKAKPPAAHKDILGVCCDPLVLAQQLTHIELERISGVHPEDLMQVISHMDSPDNHRCRGELSKTYGLEAYDNWFNCLSMLVATEVCRVVKKKHRTRMVEFFIDVARECFNIGNFNSMMAIISGMNLSPVARLKKTWSKVKTAKFDVLEHHMDPSSNFCNYRTALQGATQRSQMAHSSREKIVIPVFNLFVKDIYFLHKIHTNRLPNGQVNFKKFWEISRQIHDFMTWTQVECPFEKDKKIQSYLLTAPIYSEEALFIASFESEGPENHMEKDSWKTLRTTLLNRA, encoded by the exons GAAGCTATGCCCCAGACCACGGTCTTCTCCAGCGTCCTCGCGCCCAGCTCTAGTGGCCAGGGGCTGCCCGGCATGGGGGAGCGTGGGGGCGGCTCGGGGGACCTCGTCTTCCAGGATGGCCGGCTCATCTCGGGGTCGCTGGAGGCCTTGATGGAGCACCTGGTGCCCACGGTGGACTACTACCCCGAC AGGACGTACATCTTCACCTTCCTCCTGAGCTCCCGCGTCTTCATCCCCCCTCACGACCTGCTGGCCCGCGTCGGGCAGATGTGCCTGGAgcagaggcagcagctggaggccGGGGCGGAAAAG GCCAAGCTGAAGGCCTTCTCAGCGAAGATTGTGCAGCTGCTCAAGGAGTGGACGGAGGCATTCCCCGACGACTTCCAGGGCGAGAAGGCCATGGCCGAGCTGAAGACCATCACGCACCGTGTCACGCAGTACGACGAG GAGAATGGCACAGTGAAGAGAGCCATCGCCCAGATGACGCAGAACCTGCTGCTGTCCCTGGCCGCCCGGAGCCAGCTCCAGGAGCTGCGGGAGAAGCTGCGCCCACCAGCTGGGGACAAAGGGCCCGTCCTCAAAGCCAAGCCCCCGGCCGCCCACAAGGACATCCTGGGCGTGTGCTGCGATCCCCTGGTGCTGGCCCAGCAGCTGACCCACATCGAGCTG GAGAGGATCAGCGGCGTCCACCCCGAGGACCTGATGCAGGTCATCAGCCACATGGACTCGCCCGACAACCACAGG TGCCGAGGGGAGCTGAGCAAGACCTACGGGCTGGAAGCCTATGACAACTGGTTCAACTGCCTGAGCATGCTGGTGGCCACGGAGGTGTGCCGG GTGGTGAAGAAGAAGCACCGCACGCGCATGGTGGAGTTCTTCATCGATGTGGCCAGGGAGTGCTTCAACATCGGCAACTTCAACTCCATGATGGCCATTATCT CTGGCATGAACCTCAGCCCCGTGGCGCGGCTGAAGAAGACGTGGTCCAAGGTCAAGACCGCCAAGTTCGATGTCCTGGAG CACCACATGGACCCGTCCAGCAACTTCTGCAACTACCGCACGGCCCTGCAGGGCGCCACGCAGCGATCCCAGATGGCCCACAGCAGCCGCGAGAAGATTGTCATCCCCGTGTTCAATCTCTTTGTGAAGGACATCTACTTCCTGCACAAAATCCACACCAACCGCCTGCCCAACGGGCAGGTCAACTTCAAG AAATTCTGGGAGATTTCCAGACAAATCCACGACTTCATGACGTGGACGCAGGTCGAGTGTCCCTTTGAGAAGGACAAGAAGATTCAGAGCTACCTGCTCACGGCGCCCATCTACAGCGAGGAAG CCCTCTTCATCGCCTCCTTCGAAAGTGAAGGCCCCGAGAACCACATGGAGAAGGACAGCTGGAAGACCCTCAG GACCACCCTCCTCAACAGAGCCTGA